The following coding sequences lie in one Synechococcus sp. PCC 7336 genomic window:
- a CDS encoding glucose-6-phosphate dehydrogenase assembly protein OpcA — MDTAAVLPLQAPKDVSVEEIQAELRQIWESKGESVAARAATFNLIVFESQADRPQAFSSTVDAIASQNPCRVIDLQAMPSGTGEILQAQVAAYCPIRQERSSLVCCEYITLQASPESFERACSTISSLLIGDLPTYLWWQGDLDLDSRLFQLMVGLSHRIIADSSTFVNPEEDLQEMHLLASRDNYVGDLNWRRLNSWQELTAQAFDPPERRTFLSSVDLVTIDYQADNPCQAWLYLGWFASRLGWEPSSRKRHQEHDYLIDRIAFRSPSDLAIQVELASVPTITTTPGELVGLRLNSTDPAADACTVLCSETTGCMRMEEKGGAQRCRIQQVSPIEQQTAETLLSQQLQRVGKDLLYEESLAMVEAILTAPQTD; from the coding sequence ATGGATACCGCCGCCGTTCTGCCCCTACAAGCGCCTAAAGATGTCTCGGTCGAAGAAATTCAAGCGGAGCTCAGACAAATTTGGGAATCGAAAGGGGAAAGCGTAGCCGCTCGTGCCGCCACCTTTAACCTGATCGTGTTTGAGTCCCAAGCCGATCGCCCGCAAGCCTTTTCGTCCACCGTTGACGCGATCGCCTCCCAAAACCCCTGTCGCGTCATCGACTTACAAGCAATGCCCAGCGGCACGGGGGAAATTTTGCAAGCACAGGTGGCTGCCTACTGTCCCATTCGCCAAGAGCGCAGCTCGCTTGTCTGTTGCGAGTACATCACCTTGCAAGCCTCTCCAGAATCCTTCGAGCGCGCCTGCAGTACTATTTCTTCCCTGCTGATTGGCGATTTGCCCACCTATCTGTGGTGGCAGGGAGATTTGGATCTCGACAGTCGTCTGTTTCAACTCATGGTCGGGCTCAGCCATCGCATCATTGCTGATTCCAGCACCTTTGTAAATCCTGAAGAAGACCTGCAGGAGATGCACCTGCTCGCTAGCAGGGATAACTATGTCGGGGATCTCAACTGGCGTCGACTCAACTCCTGGCAAGAACTCACCGCCCAAGCCTTCGATCCACCCGAACGGCGCACCTTCCTCAGTTCGGTCGATCTAGTCACGATCGATTACCAAGCCGATAACCCCTGCCAAGCTTGGCTGTATCTGGGCTGGTTTGCCAGCCGCTTGGGCTGGGAACCCAGCTCGCGCAAACGGCACCAAGAGCACGATTATCTGATCGATCGCATTGCTTTTCGATCGCCAAGCGATCTCGCCATACAAGTCGAACTGGCTTCCGTTCCTACTATTACCACCACCCCTGGCGAGCTGGTGGGGTTGCGCCTCAATTCCACCGATCCAGCCGCCGATGCTTGCACTGTCTTGTGCTCTGAAACCACTGGCTGTATGCGGATGGAGGAGAAAGGAGGAGCTCAACGCTGCCGAATTCAACAGGTCTCTCCGATCGAGCAGCAGACCGCAGAGACTCTCTTATCTCAGCAACTTCAGCGGGTTGGCAAAGATCTCCTGTATGAAGAGAGTCTGGCGATGGTTGAGGCCATCTTGACTGCCCCGCAAACGGATTGA